Proteins co-encoded in one Hydrotalea sp. genomic window:
- a CDS encoding ComF family protein: MPPTLPPSRFNLRLRAMVRTATGLVYSPVCALCDAPVNRDTPHALCADCWQTLPFMPSHHCNVCSQPLQVPSVENHAAPQTICLTCQHRPIVTDAIVAPFLYREPLVKLILKLKYADDLALSQFFVHHLLSALTPIIENHKPSDFLLLPVPSHFTKTLRRKYNQAEVLARALSRLSNIAMVSNLLQRIEPTSQKNIGADARFRQLKTAFALNKKIWPTYRQKHIILVDDVVTTCATMHHLSVLLKKHHAGFVGGVAIARTPLQF, encoded by the coding sequence ATGCCCCCCACCCTGCCCCCCTCGCGCTTCAATTTACGCCTGCGCGCCATGGTGCGCACCGCCACCGGCTTGGTTTACAGCCCGGTCTGCGCCCTGTGCGACGCGCCGGTCAACCGCGACACCCCCCATGCCCTATGCGCCGATTGTTGGCAAACATTGCCCTTCATGCCGTCCCATCATTGCAACGTTTGTTCGCAACCATTGCAGGTGCCATCGGTTGAAAATCATGCCGCGCCGCAAACCATTTGTTTGACCTGCCAACATCGGCCGATAGTGACCGACGCCATTGTTGCGCCGTTTCTTTACCGCGAGCCACTGGTCAAGTTAATTTTAAAATTAAAATACGCCGATGATTTGGCCCTCAGCCAATTTTTCGTTCATCACCTGCTGTCGGCATTGACGCCAATAATTGAAAATCACAAGCCAAGCGATTTTTTATTATTGCCAGTGCCCAGCCATTTTACAAAAACCCTGCGCCGAAAATATAACCAGGCCGAGGTTCTGGCGCGCGCCCTCAGCCGCTTGAGCAATATCGCGATGGTTAGCAATCTGTTGCAACGTATCGAACCCACCAGCCAAAAAAATATCGGGGCCGACGCGCGGTTTCGCCAATTAAAAACCGCCTTTGCCCTGAACAAAAAAATATGGCCAACCTATCGGCAGAAACATATTATTCTGGTTGATGATGTCGTCACGACCTGTGCCACGATGCACCACCTGTCGGTGTTGTTAAAAAAACACCATGCCGGTTTTGTTGGCGGCGTGGCGATTGCCCGCACGCCGTTGCAATTTTAA
- a CDS encoding DMT family transporter, which produces MRLLTPYRRGLLLTMLGVLFITPDSLLILMAEQPAANLLFFRNAMMVALFLPLVIIFRHSVFERATTLAHLPNRLWGAIKEFYPVLIIYPATSIFFVLGTQYNTVAGNLIILSSSPLIGALLTAFYQKKKVPFDNWLAAGGVLVGIGLVTMASLADAKLFGAVCSFGAALFLALYYNFLQGRRHQPHPLLIVLLLAGGNSFLSLPFVTWGVTDLSQYTIMFINAILTTALAFAFTSYGARFISTEETLLLFMLETLLGPLLVWWVLGQVPPHQTLAGGAVVFIVVALWGWRKLLSAKK; this is translated from the coding sequence ATGCGCCTCCTCACCCCCTATCGTCGCGGTTTGCTTCTGACCATGCTTGGTGTGTTGTTTATCACGCCCGATTCGCTGTTGATTTTAATGGCGGAACAGCCGGCGGCGAACCTGCTGTTTTTTCGCAACGCGATGATGGTTGCTTTGTTTTTGCCGCTGGTGATTATTTTTCGCCATAGTGTTTTCGAACGCGCGACAACCTTGGCGCACCTGCCCAACCGATTGTGGGGTGCTATCAAGGAATTCTATCCGGTGCTTATTATTTACCCGGCGACCTCGATATTTTTTGTTTTGGGCACGCAATATAACACGGTGGCGGGCAATTTGATTATCTTGTCGTCATCGCCCTTGATTGGCGCGTTGTTGACTGCCTTTTACCAAAAGAAAAAGGTGCCGTTTGATAACTGGCTGGCGGCCGGCGGCGTGTTGGTCGGCATTGGCTTGGTAACCATGGCCAGCCTGGCCGATGCCAAATTATTCGGCGCGGTTTGTTCGTTCGGTGCCGCGCTGTTCCTTGCCCTTTATTATAATTTTTTGCAGGGGCGACGCCACCAACCGCACCCTTTGTTGATTGTCTTGCTGTTGGCGGGGGGCAATAGTTTCTTATCCCTGCCCTTTGTTACCTGGGGCGTGACCGACCTTTCCCAATATACTATTATGTTTATCAACGCGATTTTGACCACCGCCTTGGCCTTTGCCTTTACCTCCTACGGCGCGCGGTTTATCTCGACCGAGGAAACGCTTCTGCTTTTCATGTTGGAAACCCTGCTCGGCCCGTTGCTGGTGTGGTGGGTGTTGGGGCAAGTGCCGCCGCACCAAACCCTGGCCGGTGGGGCGGTGGTTTTTATCGTGGTCGCCCTGTGGGGGTGGCGCAAATTGCTCAGCGCAAAGAAATAG
- a CDS encoding prephenate dehydrogenase/arogenate dehydrogenase family protein codes for MQQTTPLFNKITLVGVGLIGSSLGRAIIYKKLAREVVGLEQNENLVARVMATKCVTSATTKVDEAIKNTDLVILCVPMGQYDRVMADITPAMASEKRDIILSDVGSVKGSAVAVMEKYINGTKNIKLIPAHPIAGTEFSGPESGMAHLFQDMFCIITPPDGSDKTAYDKVVALWSSIGAQVQQMTVQHHDEVLAITSHLPHLIAYTITGTARTFENNIKNVNSQEVIKYSAGGWRDFTRIAASDPVMWRDIFLNNKDAVMKQLEHFKQDLNKLTTAMADNDGATLENWFADTKTIRQALPSVSQQVDEQKQKEKFYDAK; via the coding sequence ATGCAACAAACAACGCCATTATTTAACAAAATCACGCTGGTCGGGGTCGGTTTAATCGGGTCGTCGCTCGGGCGGGCGATAATTTATAAAAAATTGGCAAGGGAAGTGGTGGGGCTGGAGCAGAACGAAAATTTGGTGGCGCGGGTTATGGCGACAAAATGCGTTACCAGCGCGACCACGAAAGTCGATGAAGCAATAAAAAACACCGACCTGGTAATTTTGTGCGTGCCGATGGGGCAATATGATAGAGTGATGGCGGATATCACCCCCGCGATGGCAAGCGAAAAACGCGATATTATTTTATCCGACGTGGGGTCGGTCAAGGGCTCGGCCGTGGCGGTGATGGAAAAATATATAAATGGCACGAAAAATATAAAACTCATCCCCGCCCACCCGATTGCCGGCACCGAATTTTCGGGCCCAGAAAGCGGCATGGCGCATTTGTTCCAAGACATGTTTTGCATCATCACCCCGCCCGATGGTTCTGACAAAACGGCCTACGACAAGGTCGTGGCATTGTGGTCAAGCATCGGGGCACAGGTGCAACAGATGACGGTGCAACACCATGACGAGGTGTTGGCCATAACATCGCACCTGCCGCATCTTATCGCCTACACCATTACCGGCACGGCGCGGACATTTGAAAATAATATCAAAAACGTCAATAGCCAGGAGGTCATTAAATATTCCGCCGGCGGGTGGCGCGATTTCACGCGCATCGCCGCCAGCGACCCCGTTATGTGGCGCGATATTTTTTTAAATAATAAGGACGCCGTGATGAAACAATTGGAGCATTTTAAACAAGATTTAAATAAATTAACCACCGCCATGGCCGACAATGATGGCGCAACCTTAGAAAATTGGTTTGCCGATACCAAAACCATCCGCCAGGCACTGCCCTCGGTCAGCCAACAGGTCGACGAACAAAAGCAAAAGGAAAAATTTTATGACGCAAAATAA
- the mtaB gene encoding tRNA (N(6)-L-threonylcarbamoyladenosine(37)-C(2))-methylthiotransferase MtaB, with protein MTQNNSPTTIITPNVASPELIAPNIVSPNIVSPDVVSFGCRLNHHESAVLRQELAGQDVIVINSCAVTAEAERQVKQTIRKKHRDHPDKKIIVTGCAAQINGDDYKNMAGVDAVWGNGEKINAKQQLARLSNDKLQVSNIMTLRDMSPHLLSRDAQHARGFLEIQNGCDHRCTFCVIPFGRGNSRSHPTDHIIAAAEKMLANGFQEIVLTGVDIASWRGDNEKQKLPHLVAALLRALPQLPRLRLSSLDPAEIDDDLIALFATERRLLPHVHLSLQAGNDLILKRMKRRHRRADVFALAQKLLSANSSIVFGADIMAGFPTETDAMFADTADLVRSLPIVFGHVFPYSERPFTPAAKIKNKVAIATRKARAKTLRQICADNLRRWQADQYGKKQNLLIETIGSDRITGHNEQFGFVTIRQANQTTHTANQILPIEIIGADDNGLLATIIS; from the coding sequence ATGACGCAAAATAATTCACCAACCACCATAATTACGCCCAACGTAGCTTCTCCTGAGCTCATTGCACCCAACATTGTTTCCCCCAACATCGTTTCTCCTGACGTTGTTTCTTTTGGTTGCCGACTGAATCACCATGAATCGGCTGTCCTGCGCCAGGAATTGGCGGGGCAAGATGTCATCGTTATTAATTCCTGCGCCGTAACGGCGGAGGCCGAACGCCAGGTCAAACAAACCATCCGCAAAAAACACCGCGACCACCCCGATAAAAAAATTATCGTCACCGGTTGCGCGGCACAAATCAACGGCGACGATTACAAAAACATGGCCGGCGTTGACGCGGTGTGGGGCAATGGCGAAAAAATTAACGCCAAGCAACAGTTGGCGCGGCTCAGCAATGATAAGTTGCAGGTCAGCAATATCATGACCCTGCGCGATATGTCACCGCACCTGTTGTCGCGCGATGCACAGCATGCACGCGGTTTTTTAGAAATTCAAAATGGCTGTGACCATCGTTGCACCTTCTGCGTTATTCCGTTTGGCCGTGGCAACAGCCGGTCGCACCCAACCGACCATATTATCGCCGCCGCCGAAAAAATGCTCGCCAATGGTTTCCAAGAAATCGTCTTAACCGGCGTCGATATCGCCAGCTGGCGCGGCGACAATGAAAAGCAAAAACTGCCCCATTTGGTGGCGGCGTTGTTACGCGCCCTGCCGCAATTGCCACGGCTTCGTTTGTCGTCGCTCGACCCGGCCGAAATCGATGACGATTTGATTGCGCTGTTCGCCACGGAGCGCAGATTGCTCCCCCACGTGCATCTATCGCTTCAAGCTGGCAACGACCTGATTTTAAAACGCATGAAACGTCGCCACCGCCGCGCCGATGTTTTTGCCCTGGCGCAAAAACTATTGTCGGCCAATTCAAGCATCGTGTTTGGTGCCGACATCATGGCGGGCTTTCCCACCGAAACCGACGCCATGTTTGCCGATACCGCCGATTTGGTAAGAAGCCTGCCGATAGTTTTTGGCCATGTTTTTCCCTATTCCGAACGGCCATTCACGCCGGCGGCGAAGATAAAAAACAAGGTCGCCATTGCCACGCGGAAAGCCCGCGCCAAAACCCTGCGCCAAATTTGCGCCGATAATTTACGCCGCTGGCAAGCCGACCAATATGGCAAAAAACAAAACCTGTTGATTGAAACCATCGGTAGCGACCGCATCACCGGCCACAACGAACAATTTGGTTTTGTCACCATCCGGCAAGCAAATCAAACAACCCACACCGCCAACCAAATTCTACCGATAGAAATCATCGGTGCCGACGACAATGGTTTGCTGGCCACGATTATTTCATAA
- the ftsY gene encoding signal recognition particle-docking protein FtsY codes for MSFLSKLKTALKPSGGDLQQSIATSFAAAFKKSNKNWPAFVAALTDDLIMADVTPSLAKNIAEQLPRGVADATAATDELINIITKTIAPFEKKLDDLIAPQPANPPRVILMVGVNGTGKTTTLAKLAGLARDKNMSPLLIAGDSFRAAGATQLESWATKLGIACWGGAQQNSTDPAAIAHGGYNHALAHGHDIVFIDTAGRLHTNNNLMAELEKIVRVLKKINPDLPQDCLITLDATTGQNAAVQVEMFKKFTPINGIVITKMDGVAKGGIVLSILAQHHLPLYALGVGEQPADIDQFNAGDFVKSFFGR; via the coding sequence ATGAGCTTCCTTTCCAAATTAAAAACCGCCTTAAAACCCAGCGGCGGCGATTTGCAACAATCCATCGCCACCAGCTTTGCCGCCGCCTTTAAAAAATCGAATAAAAATTGGCCGGCGTTTGTCGCCGCCCTGACCGACGACCTTATCATGGCCGATGTCACACCCAGCCTTGCCAAAAATATCGCCGAACAATTGCCGCGCGGCGTGGCCGATGCAACCGCCGCAACCGACGAGCTCATCAATATCATCACCAAAACCATTGCGCCCTTTGAAAAAAAACTCGATGACCTCATCGCGCCGCAACCGGCAAACCCGCCGCGCGTTATCCTGATGGTCGGCGTCAACGGCACCGGCAAAACCACCACCCTGGCCAAGTTGGCGGGGCTGGCGCGGGATAAAAACATGTCGCCGTTGTTAATCGCCGGTGATAGCTTCCGCGCCGCCGGCGCGACGCAATTGGAATCCTGGGCGACAAAATTGGGCATTGCCTGTTGGGGTGGCGCGCAACAAAACAGCACCGACCCGGCGGCCATTGCCCATGGCGGTTACAACCATGCCCTGGCCCATGGCCACGATATTGTTTTTATCGACACCGCCGGGCGGCTTCACACCAACAACAACCTGATGGCCGAATTGGAAAAAATCGTGCGGGTGTTAAAAAAAATAAACCCCGACCTGCCGCAAGATTGCCTCATCACGCTCGACGCCACCACCGGCCAAAATGCCGCGGTGCAGGTCGAGATGTTCAAAAAATTCACCCCCATCAACGGCATCGTGATAACCAAAATGGATGGTGTGGCCAAGGGCGGTATTGTGCTGTCGATTTTGGCGCAACATCACCTGCCGCTTTACGCGTTGGGGGTTGGCGAACAGCCGGCCGATATCGACCAATTTAACGCCGGCGATTTCGTCAAAAGTTTTTTTGGCCGCTAA
- the miaA gene encoding tRNA (adenosine(37)-N6)-dimethylallyltransferase MiaA produces the protein MTGDIIIIYGATASGKSQLALDMAKKITAAGKQPVIINADALQQYRDLPLLSAQPSADDKKTYPHLLYGFLNPSDESNVASWLNLAISDIKKTIADGSIPIVVGGSGLYIKTLIAGISQMPTVPAEVKKTMIQSAATNPAILQDYYRELTMVDPPLAGKLPRHDATRIIRGLSVFRATGKPLSVWQSTAPRGGLLELFPDKKISYHYVEWPRAVLLQHITRRTEQIIANGADNAVVGEYKRFMANHPHDGNSLPIHKTIGADAVADYIQQKIDLQQLQERIIIETRQYAKRQVTWYRGQLQRFFTD, from the coding sequence ATGACCGGTGATATAATTATTATTTACGGCGCGACCGCCAGCGGCAAAAGCCAGCTCGCCCTTGATATGGCCAAAAAAATTACCGCCGCCGGCAAACAGCCGGTGATTATCAACGCCGATGCCTTGCAACAATACCGCGACCTGCCCCTGCTGTCGGCGCAACCAAGCGCGGATGATAAAAAAACCTATCCGCATTTGCTCTATGGTTTTTTAAACCCAAGCGATGAAAGCAATGTCGCTTCATGGCTGAACCTTGCCATCAGCGACATAAAAAAAACCATCGCCGATGGCAGTATTCCCATTGTGGTCGGCGGCAGTGGTCTTTACATCAAAACCCTTATCGCCGGCATCAGCCAAATGCCAACCGTGCCGGCCGAGGTAAAAAAAACAATGATACAATCGGCCGCCACCAACCCCGCCATCTTGCAAGATTATTACCGCGAATTAACCATGGTCGACCCGCCGCTGGCCGGCAAATTGCCACGCCACGACGCAACGCGCATTATTCGCGGCCTGTCGGTTTTTCGCGCCACCGGCAAACCATTATCTGTTTGGCAATCGACCGCACCGCGCGGTGGGTTGTTGGAACTTTTCCCCGATAAAAAAATCTCCTATCATTATGTCGAATGGCCGCGCGCCGTGTTGTTGCAGCATATCACCCGCCGCACCGAACAAATAATTGCCAATGGCGCGGACAATGCTGTAGTCGGGGAATATAAACGTTTCATGGCCAACCACCCGCACGATGGCAACAGCCTGCCAATTCACAAAACCATCGGCGCGGATGCCGTGGCCGATTATATCCAGCAGAAAATCGATTTACAACAATTGCAAGAACGGATAATCATTGAGACGCGCCAATATGCCAAGCGGCAGGTCACATGGTATCGTGGCCAGTTACAACGATTCTTCACCGACTAA
- a CDS encoding RluA family pseudouridine synthase: MPHIITIDDEVAGTNIKQFFRLRYPHLPYPLLKTWLRKGEVKLNGKKITAEQLLQLGDKLKLPPPHFMTAPSEKPTVVSPIAARDKLSAITLATTDDYIVINKPAGLAVQGGSGIGQSLDDWLIALNRAKSQTQYKLVHRLDRDTSGVMLIAKHRQAAQDITAQFHQHLIQKTYLAVVRLPDQPFPTRINAPLRQATTARGSKLWERMVVADQKDDDALPAETLVKKISEKNNLALLELNPLSGRKHQLRVHLAHVGAPIIGDKKYGADDNATANDLPNDFLNVFSGATARHLLLHARAITLPNGQQYHAPAPDYFPLDYFDKNLL; encoded by the coding sequence ATGCCCCATATTATCACCATCGACGACGAGGTTGCCGGCACCAACATCAAGCAGTTTTTTCGCCTGCGTTACCCACATTTGCCCTACCCGCTGTTAAAAACCTGGCTAAGAAAGGGCGAGGTCAAATTAAACGGCAAAAAAATCACCGCCGAGCAATTGTTACAACTTGGCGATAAATTAAAATTGCCGCCGCCGCATTTCATGACCGCGCCAAGCGAAAAACCAACGGTTGTCAGCCCCATCGCCGCGCGCGATAAATTATCGGCCATTACCTTGGCGACGACCGACGATTACATCGTCATCAACAAACCGGCTGGCCTCGCGGTCCAGGGCGGCAGTGGCATTGGCCAATCCCTCGATGATTGGCTCATCGCCCTCAACCGCGCGAAAAGCCAAACGCAATATAAATTGGTGCATCGCCTCGACCGCGACACATCGGGCGTTATGTTGATTGCCAAACACCGCCAAGCGGCGCAGGATATCACCGCGCAATTCCACCAGCATCTTATCCAAAAAACTTACCTCGCGGTGGTGCGCCTGCCCGACCAACCATTCCCGACCAGAATAAACGCGCCATTGCGCCAGGCAACCACCGCGCGGGGTAGCAAATTGTGGGAGCGGATGGTGGTGGCCGACCAAAAGGACGACGATGCCCTGCCCGCCGAAACGCTGGTCAAAAAAATTTCTGAGAAGAACAACCTCGCCCTCCTCGAGCTAAACCCCTTAAGTGGCAGAAAGCACCAATTGCGGGTGCACCTCGCCCATGTTGGCGCGCCGATTATCGGCGATAAAAAATACGGCGCGGATGATAATGCCACAGCAAACGATTTGCCAAATGATTTTTTAAATGTTTTTTCAGGCGCGACGGCGCGGCACCTGCTCCTGCATGCGCGCGCCATTACCCTGCCCAACGGGCAACAATACCATGCGCCGGCACCCGATTATTTCCCGCTAGATTATTTTGATAAAAATTTGTTATAA